A window of the Megalopta genalis isolate 19385.01 chromosome 2, iyMegGena1_principal, whole genome shotgun sequence genome harbors these coding sequences:
- the LOC117219385 gene encoding uncharacterized protein LOC117219385 isoform X1, with translation MDLAETMKNIVAKGMQTEMGPPGGGSGYPGTPSSAGYVTEKMYMLLQAYLQNKGWNPSIELLQCFSEFKDASMIPSGAYLQMMASRIALDSQGRLVLRENGKIILPYEHFANAVMLKHMNGPHGLHLGLEGTVRAVMESYTIGRECFGMEKDFIIEVVQNCPNPACRYYKNQLELTQKMGHMPPTYIQDNETTASLLRSSFPHNTDFQATLSGANPNTHIGAGSTTDLSEIRGAGNQINLQRPPSRPSLNIPHRPVSQEKKVTTGKQHYESLVPTISMTDHKLTDFLRTNLDNLDNLSPFGLGNLQGIGNANKDLLALHNGAWPLENEKGSRSSTNSEGGQEKIVRAFAEVMKNMARMKACVRPAMCKPYGKQSEALQKTLVDTIQLVQSLRSFLPPPQIPVSSWKSEDKHRLDHTGTTYLPSLKAGGLEELCEQRKLD, from the exons ATGGACTTGGCAGAAACTATGAAAAATATAGTTGCCAAAGGTATGCAAACCGAAATGGGACCACCAGGCGGAGGTTCTGGTTACCCTGGTACACCTAGTAGTGCTGGCTATGTTACGGAAAAGATGTATATGCTATTACAAGCATATCTTCAGAATAAAGGTTGGAATCCAAGCATTGAACTTCTTCAATGTTTTTCTGAATTCAAGGATGCATCTATGATACCAAGTGGTGCTTATTTGCA GATGATGGCATCAAGAATAGCTTTGGACTCTCAGGGTAGGCTAGTCCTTAGAGAAAATGGAAAGATAATATTACCTTACGAACATTTTGCAAATGCTGTGATGTTAAAGCACATGAATGGCCCACATGGTTTACATTTGGGTTTAGAAGGTACAGTTAGAGCTGTTATGGAATCATACACTATTGGACGAGAATGTTTTGGTATGGAAAAAGATTTTATAATAGAAGTGGTACAAAATTGTCCAAATCCTGCGTGTCGTTATTATAAAAATCAATTGGAACTAACACAAAAAATGGGACATATGCCACCAACATATATACAAGACAATGAAACAACTGCTTCTCTTTTACGTAGTAGTTTTCCACATAATACAGATTTTCAAGCA ACCTTAAGCGGTGCTAATCCAAATACTCATATAGGAGCAGGATCTACTACAGACTTGTCAGAAATTAGAGGTGCTGGAAATCAAATAAATCTTCAACGTCCTCCAAGCCGTCCATCATTAAATATTCCACATCGACCTGTATCGCAAGAAAAAAAAGTTACTACTGGAAAACAGCATTATGAATCTTTAGTACCTACTATTTCAATGACAGATCATAAGTTAACAGATTTCTTAAGAACAAATTTGGATAATTTGGACAATCTCAGTCCTTTTGGTTTAGGTAACTTACAAGGAATAGGAAATGCAAATAAGGATTTATTAGCTTTACATAATGGAGCTTGGCCTTTGGAAAATGAGAAAGGTTCTCGGTCATCTACAAATTCAGAAG GTGGACAAGAGAAAATAGTTAGAGCTTTTGCTGAGGTAATGAAAAATATGGCACGAATGAAGGCTTGCGTACGTCCTGCGATGTGTAAACCTTATGGAAAGCAATCAGAAGCTTTGCAAAAAA cACTAGTTGATACCATACAGTTGGTGCAATCATTACGAAGTTTTCTGCCACCTCCACAAATTCCTGTTTCAAGCTGGAAAAGTGAAGATAAACATCGATTAGATCATACGGGTACCACTTATCTCCCCTCATT AAAGGCTGGAGGT
- the LOC117219385 gene encoding uncharacterized protein LOC117219385 isoform X2, translating into MDLAETMKNIVAKGMQTEMGPPGGGSGYPGTPSSAGYVTEKMYMLLQAYLQNKGWNPSIELLQCFSEFKDASMIPSGAYLQMMASRIALDSQGRLVLRENGKIILPYEHFANAVMLKHMNGPHGLHLGLEGTVRAVMESYTIGRECFGMEKDFIIEVVQNCPNPACRYYKNQLELTQKMGHMPPTYIQDNETTASLLRSSFPHNTDFQATLSGANPNTHIGAGSTTDLSEIRGAGNQINLQRPPSRPSLNIPHRPVSQEKKVTTGKQHYESLVPTISMTDHKLTDFLRTNLDNLDNLSPFGLGNLQGIGNANKDLLALHNGAWPLENEKGSRSSTNSEGGQEKIVRAFAEVMKNMARMKACVRPAMCKPYGKQSEALQKSKRTYSLLLLFFNMS; encoded by the exons ATGGACTTGGCAGAAACTATGAAAAATATAGTTGCCAAAGGTATGCAAACCGAAATGGGACCACCAGGCGGAGGTTCTGGTTACCCTGGTACACCTAGTAGTGCTGGCTATGTTACGGAAAAGATGTATATGCTATTACAAGCATATCTTCAGAATAAAGGTTGGAATCCAAGCATTGAACTTCTTCAATGTTTTTCTGAATTCAAGGATGCATCTATGATACCAAGTGGTGCTTATTTGCA GATGATGGCATCAAGAATAGCTTTGGACTCTCAGGGTAGGCTAGTCCTTAGAGAAAATGGAAAGATAATATTACCTTACGAACATTTTGCAAATGCTGTGATGTTAAAGCACATGAATGGCCCACATGGTTTACATTTGGGTTTAGAAGGTACAGTTAGAGCTGTTATGGAATCATACACTATTGGACGAGAATGTTTTGGTATGGAAAAAGATTTTATAATAGAAGTGGTACAAAATTGTCCAAATCCTGCGTGTCGTTATTATAAAAATCAATTGGAACTAACACAAAAAATGGGACATATGCCACCAACATATATACAAGACAATGAAACAACTGCTTCTCTTTTACGTAGTAGTTTTCCACATAATACAGATTTTCAAGCA ACCTTAAGCGGTGCTAATCCAAATACTCATATAGGAGCAGGATCTACTACAGACTTGTCAGAAATTAGAGGTGCTGGAAATCAAATAAATCTTCAACGTCCTCCAAGCCGTCCATCATTAAATATTCCACATCGACCTGTATCGCAAGAAAAAAAAGTTACTACTGGAAAACAGCATTATGAATCTTTAGTACCTACTATTTCAATGACAGATCATAAGTTAACAGATTTCTTAAGAACAAATTTGGATAATTTGGACAATCTCAGTCCTTTTGGTTTAGGTAACTTACAAGGAATAGGAAATGCAAATAAGGATTTATTAGCTTTACATAATGGAGCTTGGCCTTTGGAAAATGAGAAAGGTTCTCGGTCATCTACAAATTCAGAAG GTGGACAAGAGAAAATAGTTAGAGCTTTTGCTGAGGTAATGAAAAATATGGCACGAATGAAGGCTTGCGTACGTCCTGCGATGTGTAAACCTTATGGAAAGCAATCAGAAGCTTTGCAAAAAAGTAAAAGAACATATagtttattactattattttttaatatgtcATGA
- the Shmt gene encoding serine hydroxymethyl transferase yields the protein MLRNWSNLNRRNLQLVEDLLIARMRRIKERVVQGYPPEVFRVSNRNVYLSPTCCTPEHNMLSILHSNVWESDPELFELMKKEKKRQKHGIELIASENFTSLSVLQCLSSCLHNKYSEGLPGQRYYGGNEYIDEIELLAQKRALEAFNLDPEEWGCNVQPYSGSPANFAVYTGLIEPHGRIMGLDLPDGGHLTHGFFNVNKKVSGTSIFFESMPYKVDPETGLIDYEQLARNARLFKPKIIIAGVSCYSRCLDYKRFREIADENSAYLFSDMAHVSGLVATGVIPSPFKYSDIVSTTTHKTLRGPRAGVIFFRKGVRYIGKDKQKIMYDIEDRINNAVFPGLQGGPHNHAIAGIATAMKQVKTPEFVQYQKQIVANAKRLSSGLQEHGYKISTGGTDVHMFLVNVRPAGLTGAKAEKILEDVSIACNKNTIPGDKSAVNVSGIRLGTPAITTRGLVEEDIDKVTDFIHRALLLGKEVTKISGPKVADFKNVLSTDESIKQKVAALKEEIETFSSQFPLPGYETY from the exons ATGCTTCGGAATTGGTCAAATTTAAATCGACGCAATCTTCAATTGGTCGAAGATTTGCTAATCGCTCGAATGCGACGTATAAAAGAACGTGTTGTACAGGGATACCCTCCAGAAGTCTTTCGAGTTTCAAATCGTAACGTATACCTATCACCTACTTGTTGCACGCCGGAACAT AATATGCTTAGTATACTTCATAGTAATGTTTGGGAATCAGACCCAGAACTCTTTGAATTGatgaagaaagagaaaaagagacaaAAACATGGCATTGAATTAATTGCTAGTGAAAATTTTACATCCCTCAGTGTACTTCAGTGCTTAAGTTCTTGTCTTCATAATAAATACAGTGAAGGTTTACCTGGACAAAG ATATTATGGAGGAAATGAATATATTGATGAAATAGAACTGTTAGCACAAAAACGTGCTTTAGAAGCATTTAATTTAGATCCAGAAGAATGGGGTTGTAATGTACAGCCATATTCAGGGAGCCCAGCTAACTTTGCTGTTTATACAGGTTTAATTGAGCCTCATGGCCGAATAATGGGATTAGATCTCCCTGATGGAGGACATCTTACTCATG GTTTCTTTAACGTAAACAAGAAAGTTTCTGGAACGTCAATATTTTTTGAATCAATGCCATATAAAGTGGATCCTGAAACTGGCTTAATTGATTATGAACAGTTAGCTCGTAATGCAAGGTTATTTAAGCCAAAAATTATAATAGCGGGTGTGTCCTGCTACAGCCGATGTTTAGATTACAAGCGGTTTAGAGAAATAGCAGATGAGAATAGTGCTTATTTATTTAGTGACATGGCTCATGTATCAGGACTGGTTGCCACTGGAGTAATTCCTAGTCCATTTAAATACAGTGATATTGTATCAACAACAACTCATAAAACTTTGag AGGACCTCGAGCTGGTGTCATTTTCTTCCGTAAAGGAGTTAGATATATTGGAAAAGATAAACAAAAAATTATGTATGACATAGAAGATAGGATTAATAATGCAGTATTCCCTGGTCTACAGGGTGGTCCACATAATCATGCAATTGCAGGCATTGCTACAGCAATGAAACAAGTCAAAACTCCAGAATTTGTTCAATATCAAAAACAAATTGTAGCTAATGCTAAAAGACTCAGTTCAGGACTTCAGGAACATGGTTACAAGATTAGTACAGGTGGCACAGATGTACATATGTTCTTAGTAAATGTACGGCCTGCAGGTCTTACAGGAGCCAAAGCAGAAAAAATTTTAGAAGACGTTTCTATTGCTtgcaataaaaatactataccTGGTGACAAAAGTGCAGTCAATGTTAGTGGTATTAGACTTGGCACACCAGCAATAACTACTCGTGGTTTGGTCGAGGAAGATATTGATAAAGTTACTGATTTTATACACAGAG CATTATTACTTGGTAAGGAAGTAACGAAAATTTCTGGGCCCAAAGTTGCTGATTTCAAGAATGTACTGAGTACTGACGAATCTATAAAACAAAAAGTTGCGGCCTTGAAGGAAGAAATAGAAACTTTCAGTTCTCAATTTCCCTTACCTGGCTATGAaacatattaa
- the LOC117219396 gene encoding Golgi to ER traffic protein 4 homolog, whose translation MASMNEYGIPRILARLQASINSNNFYEAHQVYRILYSRYLKEQNYSALLTLMYKGATNLLEHEQYASGADLGILFVNVLTKSKTERSPYYFKQVIKLFSLMSPSSPERDTYVQSALRWSIINTKYKTGHPILHQKMAKVFWKEKNYVMAKQHFIHSTDGRGCAAMLVEYHVLRGYTNEIDLFIAQAVLQYLCLRNKATAQEVFNRYTSQHPKINSGPPYLLPLLNFLFFLLKTIDSGEFDVFTVLCEQYQISLNRDPCYRQYLDEIGQLFFNIPSPRPRQGMLFASLLSFLNGKIENSDSDSEDSYDAQRNVASTSYTTQELD comes from the exons ATGGCCTCGATGAACGAATACGGTATTCCGCGTATTTTAGCAAGATTACAAGCGTccataaattcaaataatttttatgaAGCTCATCAAGTGTatagaattttatattctag ATATCTTAAAGAGCAAAACTATTCGGCACTTTTGACATTAATGTATAAAGGAGCTACTAATTTATTAGAGCATGAACAA TATGCCAGTGGAGCAGATTTAGGAATTTTATTTGTAAACGTATTAACGAAATCAAAGACAGAACGTTCCCCATATTATTTTAAAcaagttataaaattatttagtttaATGAGCCCTTCATCACCTGAAAGAGACACATATGTACAATCAGCCCTTCGATGGAGCATAATAAACACAAAATACAAAACAGGTCATCCCATTTTGCATCAAAAGATGGCAAAAGTATTTTGGAAAG aAAAAAATTATGTAATGGCAAAACAGCATTTCATACATAGTACAGATGGTCGTGGATGTGCAGCAATGCTTGTTGAATATCATGTGCTACGTGGTTATACAAATGAAATAGATCTTTTTATTGCTCAGGCAGTTTTGCA ATACCTGTGCTTACGAAATAAAGCAACTGCTCAGGAAGTTTTCAATCGTTATACTTCGCAACATCCGAAAATAAACAGCGGTCCACCGTATCTTCTTCCATTactgaattttttattttttctattgAAAACGATTGATAG TGGTGAATTTGATGTATTCACAGTACTTTGCGAACAATATCAAATATCTCTAAATAGAGATCCATGTTATCGACAGTACTTAGACGAAATAGGACAATTGTTTTTCAATATTCCGTCGCCACGTCCACGCCAGGGGATGTTGTTTGCTAGTCTTTTATCATTTCTtaatggaaagattgaaaatTCAGATTCAGATTCAGAAGATTCATATGATGCGCAGAGAaatgtagcttcaacttcatacaCAACACAGGAACTCGACTGA